The genomic DNA CTGGTGGGCCTTTGGCTTCGCCGGGCCATCACCGAGTCGCCCGAGTTCGCCGCCGCGCTCGCGGCGCGAGCGATCGAACCCGAGCAGGAGAAGAAGCGCATCCCGCTGGTGGAGGCCTTCCGCACCGGCCGCCGCGGCATCCTGATCACCTTCGCCGCCAAGGCCGCTGAAACCTGCACGTTCTACCTGATCACCGTCTTCGCGTTGACCCTTGCGAAGAACGGCGCAGGAGAATCCAACGCCCGCAACGGCATTCTCGTCGCATCCGTCGCCGCGATCATCACGATCGGCGCGTTCGGCGTGTTGGCCGACAGGATCGGCACGCGGACCGTCTACATGGCGGGGGCCGGCTTCATGGTCCTCTTCGCGTTCCCGTTCTTCTGGCTCGCGGGCATCGGCTCGACGACCACGTTGTGGATCGCGCTGATCGTCGGACTGGCAGTCGCACACTCGCTTATGTACGCCGCACAGGCGAGCTACTTCTCGGCGCTGTTCGACACCAACGTCAGGTTCACCGGCGCCTCGCTCGGCTACCAGCTCGGCGCGGCCATCGTCGGCGGCTTCACACCGCTGATCGCCGCATCACTGCTGATCCGTAGCGGCGGCGAGACTTGGCCCGTTGCGACGTACATTGCCGGCGTGTGCTTGGTCAGCTTCCTCGTCATGGCGATCTGGGGTCAGATCCGCCCCACTGCCCCGGTCATCGTCACTCCCGACGTCGCGGAGGTTCCGCGATGAAGTCCGCCACGCTGCCCGAGTACACCCGGGCGGCCGTCGTCCGAGGATTCGGCGAGCCGCTGAAGCTCGAAGAGGTAGCCGTTCCACAGACCGTCGAGGCGGGCGGCCTGCTGGTCGAGATCGTGGCCTGCTCGCTGTGCGGCACCGACGTGCACTGCTGGGAGGGCACC from Mycolicibacterium arabiense includes the following:
- a CDS encoding MFS transporter; the protein is MTTTTGATVPNERLVRRVALASGIGSMLEFYDFYLYGALSATIFGTLFFHSEDPAVGTLLALATFGVGFVARPVGGIIAGHFGDKVGRKSVLIATLALMGISTVGIGILPTYETIGTAAPILLVTLRVLQGLAHGGEWGGASIMTIEHAPEGRRGFYGSCPQMGIYAGLILASLVLGAFMLLPDDDFKSWGWRIPFILGAVLMLVGLWLRRAITESPEFAAALAARAIEPEQEKKRIPLVEAFRTGRRGILITFAAKAAETCTFYLITVFALTLAKNGAGESNARNGILVASVAAIITIGAFGVLADRIGTRTVYMAGAGFMVLFAFPFFWLAGIGSTTTLWIALIVGLAVAHSLMYAAQASYFSALFDTNVRFTGASLGYQLGAAIVGGFTPLIAASLLIRSGGETWPVATYIAGVCLVSFLVMAIWGQIRPTAPVIVTPDVAEVPR